The genome window CAATAACATCAGACTGTTTTACAAGATCTTTGATAAATCTTTCATATCCTTTATATTCTCCCAATACCCATCCTCCTCCATGAAAATAAATAAATGCAGGAAGAACTTTTTTTGAATTATCAGGGCGAATTATTTTTACTTTAATTTTATTGCCATTGTTTCTAGGAATAAGTCTTTCTGTTACTACTAATTTATCTTTTGCCTTTGTATTGTCTTGTGCATCTTGAAAACCTGTAAAAGCTTTTCTTGCATCTTGAATTGGAAGTTCAAATAATTGAGTCTTATTCTAATTTACCATTTCAATTAAGTTTTGTGTATTATATTCTAAATTATTATTTGCATAAAGATTTTGAAATGAAAAAAATAACGAAATAATTAATGATTTATTAAGCATATATTCCTCTGATAATTAAATTTAGTTTAAAGAAATAAAAAAAAGGAATATATTGACTAGTATAGGATTAAATTGTTGTCAATTATTTTAGATTAATTATTTATAATTCAATTTATCAGCTATTTCTTGGCCAATATGATATAATTTAATCTTTGAGTTTTTCATTAATTCATTTGCTGTGAAACCTGTATGGCCGTCTTCCACTATTGTGATTATTTCTGCTAAACCTAATTTAGATTTAAGTTCAAGTTTATTCTTTGTTACGTTTCCAAAAATACCTATTAATTTATGGTCATTTTTTAAAGCTAATTGTGATACTGTACTAACGGCTTTTCCGTATAAGGTAAGGTCATCTAAACTTCCCTCACCGCAAACAATTAAATCTGAACCACTAAAACTCGGGGCTAAGGCAATAGCTTTTGCAATTTTCTTAGAACCCATTTCAATTTTTAAATTAGGAAAAATTGCAGACATTCCTATGCATATTCCGCCTCCTGCACCTGTAAAAGCATCTTCTAGCTTCGGAATTTGCGGACAATCGTGTTTAAGAACATTCCAAAAATGATAAATTTGTTTTTCAATATGTGGTATACTAGAATCTTTCGCTCCTTTTTGTTTTAAAAAAGAGGTTAATGTGACTCCAGGTCCTTTAGCTGGCGCATTTACATCACAGAGAGCGTGAATTCTACATTTTTTCATGTATTCAGGTAGCTCTTCTTTTTTGAATGAACGAATTTTAGACATATTGTTGATGCAAGGTCTTAGTCTATTTCCTTG of Pigmentibacter sp. JX0631 contains these proteins:
- a CDS encoding glycerate kinase, with amino-acid sequence MKIVLAFDKFKGTFTARQVCELVADGIRNRNPKIEIIQRPMADGGEGSAALIAAHIGMESLRIEVSDLLGRQTEANIYWQNARRLAVLESAEVLGNSKSLATEEVLLESNTWGFGRLLQKTFPLRPQEVWLCIGGTLTADAGWGIASAFGLSAYDEQGNRLRPCINNMSKIRSFKKEELPEYMKKCRIHALCDVNAPAKGPGVTLTSFLKQKGAKDSSIPHIEKQIYHFWNVLKHDCPQIPKLEDAFTGAGGGICIGMSAIFPNLKIEMGSKKIAKAIALAPSFSGSDLIVCGEGSLDDLTLYGKAVSTVSQLALKNDHKLIGIFGNVTKNKLELKSKLGLAEIITIVEDGHTGFTANELMKNSKIKLYHIGQEIADKLNYK